The following DNA comes from Mycolicibacterium aromaticivorans JS19b1 = JCM 16368.
CGCCGCACGCTATTCGGACGGCCTGGTGCCGCAGGGCATCAGCGCCGAGCTGATCGCCGCACGCTGGGGGCTCTCACGTGCCGAGCTCGACGAGTTCTCCGCTGCCAGCCACGAGAAGGCCGCGCAAGCCACCAAGGACGGGTTGTTCGACAACGAGCTCGTGCCGATCGCGGGCCTGCAGACCGACGAGATCATCCGTCCCGGAACGACGGTCGAGACGCTGGCCGGGTTGAAGCCGGCGTTCTACAGCGAGGCGTATGCGGCGCGCTTTCCGCAGATCAAGTGGGAGATCACGCCCGGCAACTCCTCACCGCTGTCCGACGGCAGTGCCGCGGTGTTGATCACCTCATCAGAGGTCGCGCGCCGGCACGGCTGGAAGCCGCTGGCGCGCATCCACACCACCACCGTGGTGGGCTCGGATCCGCTGTACATGCTGACCGGCGTCATCCCTGCGACGGAGAAGGTGCTGAGCAAGGCTGGACTCACCCTCGCTGACATCGACCTGTTCGAGGTGAACGAGGCGTTCGCCCCGGTGGTGCTGAGTTGGGCCCATGACACGGGAGCTGACTTGGCCAAAACCAACGTCAACGGCGGCGCGATCGCGATCGGGCACCCGCTGGGCGCCAGCGGCGCGCGGATCATGACCACGCTGGTCAACGCCCTCGATCAGCGGGGCGGCCGCTACGGCCTGCAGACCATGTGCGAGGGCGGCGGCATGGCCAACGCCACGATCATCGAGCGGCTCTGACATGGTGACAGAGACCAGCTTCGCCGGGGTCCGGGTGCGGCACGACAGCACCAAGAGTTACGACGACCTGGTTGCCGCGCTGCTCGCCGACATCGGCGAGCGGCCGGTGCCGATCGGCGAC
Coding sequences within:
- a CDS encoding thiolase family protein → MAGYSGRDAVIVGAVRTPIGKGKPGGALHGVLPADLLAHSLAELVARTGVDPVEIDDVIAGAVTQAGDQAVNIARNALLGAGFPESVPGTTVDRQCGSSQQAISFAAQGVIAGAYDVVIAGGVESMSRVPMGSSVLPGSDPFGTRFAARYSDGLVPQGISAELIAARWGLSRAELDEFSAASHEKAAQATKDGLFDNELVPIAGLQTDEIIRPGTTVETLAGLKPAFYSEAYAARFPQIKWEITPGNSSPLSDGSAAVLITSSEVARRHGWKPLARIHTTTVVGSDPLYMLTGVIPATEKVLSKAGLTLADIDLFEVNEAFAPVVLSWAHDTGADLAKTNVNGGAIAIGHPLGASGARIMTTLVNALDQRGGRYGLQTMCEGGGMANATIIERL